The DNA window ACGCACCCAGCGTGCTGACCCCATGTTTATATTAAATTTCAACATGTTGCCTTTTCCACGGACTGTGCTTAAGTTAAGGGTTCACCAAGGAGGAAACATGAACATCACCGTTACCGAGATACCTGACGAAGCAACCCTCAACGTGATCCGTATGGGGTTGCGGGCCCATAATAGCCCATATATTGACCCTACCCAACGCAAGCCCCTTGCCGTCTATAGCCAGGATGAAGCCGGTCGGGTGGTCGCAGGCCTGACCGGTGAAACCTGGGGCAACTGGTTGAGCGTGGAATGGCTGTGGGTGGATGATTCGCAGCGCGGCAGCGGGTTAGGTCGCAAGGTGGTGCTGGCGGCGGAACAGGAAGCCAGGGCGCGGGGTTGTCGTTATGTTCGCCTGGATACCTTCAGCTTTCAGGCGCGCCCCTTCTACGAGAAACTCGGTTACCAACTACAGATGACGCTGCAGAATTATCCGGTAGAGCACGAATGTTACGTTCTCACCAAAACTCTTTTTGAATAGCAGGTGGCTTGATGGAAACCGCAACCATGGTTGTGAATTGCGTGGCGTACAAGGCCGGTCAACGGCTGGGGTGAAGTGACCATTGATGATATCAGCGAGGTGGTCAAACAGCCGGACACCTTCGTCTGGCTCGGGTTGTGGCAGCCGGAAGACGCCTTTATGCGCAAGGTGCAGGAGGAGTTTGGCCTGCACGATCTGGCGATTGAGGATGCGCTTTGTGCCCACCAGCGGCCCAAGCTGGAAGCCTACGGCGATTCACTGTTTATCGTGGTCAAAACCGCGCAGTGGGGTCAGGGCGAAGTCGAATACGGCGAAACACACTTCTTCGTCGGCAAAAACTTCCTGGTTTCAGTGCGCCACGGCGCATCACCCAGCTATGCGCCGATCCGCGCCAAAGCCGAGGAAAATCACAGGCAAATGTGCCGTGGGCCGGGTTTTGCCTTGTATTCGGTGCTGGACTTTGTGGTGGATAACTACCGTACCGTGGTGGCGAAGTTCGAGCAGACCATCGAAGGCATCGAAGCCAACATGTTTAAATCGGAGTTTGATCAGGCCGCCATTGAGAACGTCTATACCCTGCGCCGTCACCTGCTGGCACTGCGCAATGCCGCGATGCCGATGGACGAAATCTGCAATCAGCTGATTCGCCTGCATGAAGAGGTGATCCCGAAAGAGCTGCGCGCTTATGTACGCGACGTGCAGGACCATGCGCGCCAGGTGGTCAGCAACATCGACGATATGCGCGAAATGCTGACTAACGCCATGCACGTCAACCTGGCGCTGGTCACGGTAAAACAGAACGAAGTGGTAAAACGACTGGCGGGCTGGGGGGCGATCCTGGCGATCCCAACGGTAATATTCAGCCTGTACGGCATGAACTTCGCCAATATGCCGGAACTGAAATTCCCCTGGGCCTATCACACCATCCTCGGGGTGACCGGCGTCGGCTGCTTCTTCCTGTATCAAAAACTGAAGAGATCCGGCTGGCTGTAAGCGGCACAGGGGCTGCGCACGACAGCCCCGTTTTTACCCTTTACTCGGGCTGAACCTGCGGCAGCGGGCCTGGTCGGGTCAGCAGGCTGCCAATCAGAAAGGCCGCCCCGCCCGCCAACAGACCCCCGTAGATTGGGCTGTTGGCCTCAATGCCGTGATAATACATCAGCACCAATACGCTCAGACTGCCGGTCAGCATGCTGGCGATAGCACCGGTGCTGGTGGCACGTTGCCAAAAAATCGCACCGATCAGCGGGATCAACATACCGCCCACCAACAGGTTATAGGCCAGCGTTAGCGCCATCATTACGTCGCGCACCACGAACGCCAGCCCCAACATAATGCAACCCATGACAAACGTCGTGAATCTCCCGGCCGCCAGCCCACCGGAGGGCCGCTTGCGGACAGCCGGCAATACATCTTCCAGCGCGATGGTTGACGATGCCAACAAACAGGCACTGGCCGTCGACATCAGCGCCGCCAACGCCGCCGCAGCCACCAGCCCGCTGACGCCCGGCGGCAGCACCGCCTGAGCAATGGCGGCAAAGGCACCGTCGGTATTGGTCAGTTGCGGCAGTACCAACTTGCCGGCCATGCCAATCAGAGCGCCGGCCACCCCATACAGCACGCAGTACACCCCAGCCCCCAACCCGGCATAGCGAGCAATATTGGTGCTGCGGGCGGTAAATACCCGCTGCCAGATATCCTGACCAATCAGAATGCCGAAGAAGTAGATCAGGAAGAACACCAGGATGGTATCAAGCCCGATCGACGACAGCTGGTAGTAGCTGTCCGGCAACAGGTGACTGAACGCCGCCCAACCCCCGGCCTTGACGATGCTCATCGGCATCAACACCAGCATCATGCCGACGGTCATGATGATAAACTGGATGATGTCGGTTAGCGTCAACGACCACATGCCGCCCAGCGTGGAATAAAGCACCACCAAACCGCCGCCGAGCAGAATCGATGCGGTGAACGACAAATCAAACATCACCTGCATCACACTGCCGATAGCAATAATCGAGGTCACGGCCACCATCAGGTCATAAGCCAGCATGATGGCACCGCTGGTGACCCTGGCGGCCGGATGATAGCGCCGCGCCAGCACCTGGCTGACGGTGTAGAGCTTTAGCTTGAGCAAGGGTTTGGCCAACACCAGGCTCAACACCACAATCCCCGCCCCCAGCGCGCCACACAGCCACACGCCCGAGATCCCGTAGGTGTAACCCAGCTTAACGCTGCCAATGGTCGACGCCCCGCCAAGCACCACGGCGGACAGCGTGCCCAGGTACAAACAGGGCCCCAGATTACGGCCGGCCACCAGATAATCTTCCTTGGTGGTGGCCCGGCGAACGCCAAGCCAACCCACCGCCCCTATCACCAAAAAGTAAAACACCACTACCAGCAGGTCGAGATTCATCGGTCACTCCGCATGCTTGTTATTATTCGGTATCAGGCGCAACGGCTCCGCCGATCGGGTTATCGGTCGCCTTATCGCGACGGCAGTACACACAGCATTTCAAACAACAGATTGGCCGCCAGTAGCGCGGTGTTGCCGGAACGATCGTAAGGCGGCGAAACCTCCACCACGTCGCTGCCGACCAGGTTCAGCCCCCGGCAGCCTCTGACAATTTCCAGGCCCTGCCAGACCGACAGCCCACCGACCTCCGGCGTGCCGGTGCCCGGTGCAAATGCCGGATCCAGGCCGTCGATGTCGAAACTGAGATAAACCGGCGCATTGCCCATCTGCTCGCGCACTTCCGCCATCAGCGGTGCCAACGAGTGGTACCAGCAGGCTTCTGCCGGTACTACGCGGAACCCCTGCTTGCGCGACCAATCGAAATCATCGGCCTCATAGCCGCTGCCGCGCAGGCCAATCTGAATGACCCGTTGTGGCTGCAATAGCCCCTCTTCAAAGGCTCTCCGGAAAGTTGTTCCGTGTGCCAACTTTTCACCAAACATCTCTTCGTTGGTGTCTGAGTGAGCATCTACGTGAATCAAGCCGACCGGGCCATATCGGCTGGCCATGGCGCGCAGCACTGGTAACGTCAGCGTGTGGTCGCCCCCCAGCGTCAGTGGAATGCAGCCGTGGGCCAGAATACCGTTGTATGCCAGCTCAATGCGGCGAACGCTGTCTTCCAGGCTGTAAGGATTGATGGCGATATCCCCCAGGTCGGCCACCTGCAGCCGTTCAAAAGGTGCGGCAGCGGTGCCCATGTTGTAAGGGCGGATCATCACCGACTCCTGACGGATTTGCCGCGGCCCGTAACGCGTGCCACTGCGGTTTGAAGTGCCAATATCGAGGGGAATACCGACGAAGGCCGCATCCAGCCCCCGCGCATCGTCGGCAACGGGCAGACGCATCATGGTAGGGATGCCGGCAAAGCGCGGCATATCATTGCCACTCTGGGGTTGATTCAGCATGATCTTTCCTTATTCGGCTGTCAGATAATTTCAACATTTGGATAACAAACACAGGCTACCCGCCCCCTGACAGGGCTACCATTCCATCTTTGGGATGTAAGTATTGAAAACACCGATGTTTGTTAACACATTGAAGCATTGGATTTTATTTAACATTCATGCCATAAAAAGACAGTTTTACGGCCGCCAGCTTCATTTTGGGGATGTTATGAAATGGTTAATTTCGCGCTATTACTGCGGAGGAAAGGATGCTCACCAACCTAAGCGATATTGATCTGCGGCTGCTGCGGGTCTTCGTCGCCGTCGCCGAAGCCCATGGCGTCAGCGCCGCCCAGGAAACGTTGCTGATGAACCAGTCGACCATCAGCACCCATCTCGCCACCCTGGAAACCCGGCTGGGATTTCGCCTCTGTCAGCGAGGCCGATCCGGTTTTATGCTGACACCGAAAGGCGAACGTATGCTGATCGCCTGCCGCACCCTGTTCAACGCCGCGCGTGATTTCACCCGCGTCAGTCAGTCGCTGAATGGGCTACTGACCGGTGATTTGCAGATTGGTCTGGTAGATAATCTGGTGTCGCTGCCGGGTAATCCCTTCAGTCATGCCATCAAACAATTTCAACGCCGACACCAGGATGTGCAGTTACAGTGCCGCATTTGCGCCCCCGGCGAAATAGAACAGGGGCTGCTGAATCAGCAACTCGATTTGGGCATCGGTTATTTCGGTCAGCAGTTGGACGAGTTGCAGTATCAGCCCTGGATAGCAGAGACGCAGGCGGTTTATTGCAGCAGCGATCATCCGCTGTTTTCGCTGGAGCAACCGGGGCGTGATCAGATTGAAAATGCACGCTGGGTTAAACGCGGCTATTTGTTGGCACAGCAACTTTGTCCGCTGGCACCGTTAAATCTCGGCGCCGTCGCCCATCATATGGAAGGGGTCGCCCATTTGGTGCTCAGCGGCGAGTATCTCGGTTACCTGCCCACCCATTACGCTGCACGTTGGGTAGAGCAAGGCGTATTGAAACAGTTAGGGGGGCAAGCGCTGTCTTATCAGGCGGCATTGAGTCTGGTGACCCGGCCGGGGTTGCCGAAGGAGGCTCTGAGCGCATTGCTGGAGGATTTGCAGCGCGCCGGGGAGATTTCAGCCGCTATGGTGTTGATGCAGTAACCCTGCACGCTGGATAAAAAAATGCCCCGCACTTGGCAGGGCATGTTCGAAATGCTTAGTTGACCGGCATACGCGCCGGATCCGGGTACTGATATTCAAACCCCAGTTCATTGCAGATACGGCTGCCGTCCACCAGACGACCGCCCTGCTCCGTCTCGGCGGCAAACTGCGGCGGCGACAGATTTAACTGTTCGGCCAGAGCCGGGTAGAACTCACGCTTGGTGGGATGGGCCGGGGCGCACAGGTTATAAACGTGGCCGCCTTTCGGCAGTTTCAGCAACAGTTGGATCGCGCCGATCACGTCGTCCTGATGCACCAGATTGACTCCTTGCGAACCGCCTTTGACATCGACTTTGCCCGCCAGGAAACGCCCGGGATGGCGATCGCCCCCCACCAGCCCCGCCAGACGCAAAATATCCACCGAGGTGTTCGGCAGTTCATGCAGCCAACGCTCCAGCTCTGCCAGCACCAGCCCGGAAGGTGAAACCGGCTTCAACGGCGAATCTTCGCGTACCGTGCCCGTGGTTTCCCCGTACACCGAGGTTGAACTGGTAAACAGAATGCGCGGCACACCGAAGGCCATCGCGCTGTCCACCAGCATACGCACCGCATTAAAATAGTTTTCGCTGCCTTCGACGGTGCGGCGGGCTGGGAGTGTTATCACCAGCGCATCGACGCGCAGCAGCGCCTCCAGATCCTCCGGCTCGCAAATCAGTTCCGGCGTCAGTTCCAGCTGATAGCATTCGATCCCGCTCATCCGTGCGGCCTCGACGCCATCCGGCGTGGTTTTACTGCCAACAACGTCAAACCCACGGCTCATCAGCGACAGAGCCAGCGGCATACCCAACCAACCCAGGCCAATAATGGCTACCTTTTTCATCAGCTTCCTCTCTTGAAGACTGCAACGCTTTGCCCATTAAGGCTACGCCAGTCGGCGTAGTGATTCAATCCACCGACCTTAAGCTTAGGTAAAGTCGCGTCTTGCTAATAATTCATCCTGTTTCAATAAATTAAATTTATGACGAGAAAAAAGAGTTGCGTGAAAGACAGTGGATAGTTTAGGTTAATTAGCAATTGAGTTTGTAGCGACTTTATACAGAGAAAACATCATGACACGCATTCAGTTCAGCCACCATCATCACCATCACCCTGACTAGTCTTTCAGGCGATGTGTGCTGGAAGACGGTTTTTTAATCTTCCAGTGGCGCGCAGAATGCAAGAGAGAGCCCTCGGAAGATTTCTTCCGAGGGTTTTTTTTTTGGCTCCGGACAGACAGATAAAATAATTTTCATAATAAATTCATAAAATTACAGATTAAACAGAGGTTACCATGCTGGATAAAACACGTTTACGGATAGCAATGCAGAAATCGGGCCGCCTGAGTGATGAGTCTCAGGAATTGCTGGCGCGCTGCGGTATCAAAATCAACCTGCAGCAACAACGCCTGATCGCCTTCGCAGAGAATATGCCGATCGATATCCTGCGCGTCCGTGATGACGACATCCCGGGCCTGGTGATGGATGGCGTGGTCGACCTGGGTATTATCGGTGAGAACGTGCTGGAAGAAGAGCTGCTCACCCGCCGCGCTCAAGGCGAAGACCCGCGTTATTTCACCCTGCGTCGCCTGGATTTCGGCGGTTGCCGCCTGTCGCTGGCCACCTCGCTCGACAGTGAATACACCGGCCCGCAAAGCCTGCAAGATGCCCGCATCGCCACCTCTTATCCACACCTGCTCAAGCAATACCTCGACAAACAGGGCGTGCGCTTCAAATCCTGTTTGCTGAACGGTTCGGTTGAAGTCGCTCCACGTGCCGGCCTGGCCGACGCCATCTGTGACCTGGTCTCTACCGGCGCCACGCTGGAAGCCAATGGGCTGCGTGAGGTTGAAGTGATTTACCGCTCGAAAGCCTGCCTTATCCAACGCGATGGCGAAATGCCGGAAGCCAAACAGCAATTGATTGACCGTCTGATGACCCGTATTCAGGGCGTGATCCAGGCGCGTGAATCCAAGTACATCATGTTGCACGCGCCGAGCGAGCGTCTGGACGAAATCGTCGCGCTGCTGCCGGGTGCCGAACGCCCGACCATTCTGCCATTGGCCGGGGCACAGAACCGCGTAGCCATGCACATGGTCAGTAGCGAAACCCTGTTCTGGGAAACCATGGAAAAACTGAAAGCGCTCGGTGCCAGCTCGATTCTGGTATTGCCTATTGAGAAGATGATGGAGTAACGCCATGTCGAACTTCAATACTCTGGTCAACTGGGCAGACTGCAGCGCCGAACAGCGCACGGCACTGCTGATGCGTCCGGCGATCTCCGCCTCGGACAGCATCAGCCGCACGGTGAGCGAAATCCTCGACAACGTGAAGGCCAATGGCGATCAGGCGCTGCGCGAATACAGCGCTAAATTTGATAAAACCGAAGTTGGCGCACTGCGCGTCACCGCAGAGCAAATAACGGCTGCCAGCGCGCGTCTGGGTGATGAGATCAAGCAGGCAATGGCAATTGCAGTCGCCAACGTGGAAACCTTCCACAATGCGCAAAAAACTGCCGCCGGTTGATGTGGAAACCCAGCCGGGTGTGCGTTGCCAGCAGGTAACCCGTCCGATCGACTCGGTTGGGCTATATATTCCAGGCGGTTCTGCCCCGCTGTTTTCTTCGGTGTTGATGCTGGCGACACCGGCACGCATCGCCGGTTGCCGCCGCGTAGTGCTGTGTTCACCGCCGCCGATTGCCGATGAGATACTGTATGCCGCGCAACTGTGCGGAGTGGAAGAGGTATTTCAGGTTGGCGGCGCTCAGGCGATCGCCGCTATGGCATTCGGTACCGACTCGGTACCGCGCGTGGCAAAAATCTTCGGGCCGGGCAATGCCTTTGTCACCGAAGCCAAACGCCAGATCAGCCAACGACTGGACGGCGCCGCCATCGATATGCCGGCCGGCCCTTCCGAAGTGCTGGTGATCGCCGACGCCGGTGCCACTCCGGCATTCGTCGCCTCGGATCTGCTGTCACAGGCAGAGCACGGCCCGGACTCGCAGGTGATTTTGTTGACCCCGGACGCCGCGATGGCGCAGGCGGTACGCGATGCCGTAGAACAGCAACTGGCACAATTACCCCGCGCCGAAACTGCACGTCAGGCGCTGGCCAGTAGCCGACTGATTGTCACCAAAGATTTGGCCGAGTGCGTGGCCATCAGCAATCAGTATGGCCCGGAACACCTGATCATTCAGACCCGCGACGCCCGCGCTCTGGTCGACAGCATCACCAGCGCCGGTTCGGTGTTTCTTGGCGACTGGTCACCGGAGTCCGCCGGTGACTATGCGTCCGGCACCAACCACGTGCTGCCAACCTATGGTTACACCGCCACCTGCTCCAGTTTGGGGCTGGCGGACTTCCAAAAGCGCATGACGGTACAAGAGCTGACGCCGCAGGGCTTTATGAACCTGGCCGCCACCATTGAAACCCTGGCCGCCGCCGAGCAGTTGATTGCCCACAAAAACGCCGTGACCCTGCGCGTTGCCGCCCTGAAGGAGCAAGCATGAGCATTGAAAATCTGGCACGCGCCAACGTTCGCGATCTGACCCCTTATCAGTCGGCACGCCGCCTGGGTGGCAACGGCGACGTTTGGCTGAACGCCAACGAATACCCGATCGCACCAGAGTTCCAACTGACCGCTCAAACCTTTAACCGTTACCCGGAGTGCCAACCGGCACTGGTGATCGAACGCTACGCCGAGTATGCCGGGGTTAAAAAGGAACAGGTGCTGGTCAGCCGTGGGGCAGACGAAGGTATCGAACTGCTGATCCGTGCATTCTGCGAGCCGGGAAAAGACGCCATCCTGTTCTGCCCACCGACCTACGGCATGTATGCCGTCAGCGCCGAAACCTTTGGCGTGGAGCGTCGTACCGTGGCGGCCAAACAGGACTGGCAGCTGGATTTGCCGGCCATCGCCGACAGCCTGGACAACGTAAAACTGATTTACGTCTGCAGCCCCAACAACCCGACGGGCAACCTGATCGATGCCAACGATCTGCGCAGCCTGCTGGAAATGGCCAAAGGCAAGGCGATCGTTGCGGTCGACGAGGCCTATATTGAATTCTGCCCACAGGCAAGCGTCGCCGGCTGGCTAAATGACTACCCGCACCTGGCTATCTTGCGCACCCTGTCCAAGGCCTTTGCACTGGCTGGGCTGCGCTGCGGTTTTACCCTCGGCAATGAAGATTTAATCGCTCTGCTGCTGAAGGTGATCGCCCCTTACCCGCTCTCCACTCCGGTCGCCGATATCGCCGCTCAAGCGCTCAGCACAGAGGGAATCCGCATCATGCGCCAACGGGTTACCGAGATTGCTGCCAACCGTAGTTGGCTGCTGCAGGCGCTGCAAAACTGCGCCTGCGTTGAACAGGTTTTCACCAGCGACAGCAATTACCTGCTGGCACGATTCACTGCCTCCAGTAATGTGTTTAAAACCTTGTGGGATCAGGGCATCATCTTAAGAGACCAAAATAAACAACCGGGGTTATCCGGCTGCCTGCGCATCACCATAGGCACCCGTGAAGAATGCCAGCGCGTGGTTGATGCGCTGTCTGCCCTGCCCGGTGCAACCAAGACTCGCCAGGAGCCAATGTGAGCCAGAAATTCCTCTTTATTGACCGTGACGGCACGCTGATTGCTGAACCACCAGAAGATTTCCAGGTCGACCGCCTGGATAAACTGGCGCTGGAGCCGGACGTGATCCCTTGCCTGCTGGAGCTACAGCAGGCGGGTTATCAACTGGTGATGATCACCAACCAGGATGGCCTCGGCACCGCCAGTTTCCCACAGGAAACCTTCGATCCGCCGCATAACCTGATGATGCAGATCCTCAGCTCACAGGGGATTCATTTTGAAGATATTCTGATCTGCCCGCACCTGCCGGCGGACAACTGTGACTGTCGCAAGCCGAGGACCGCGCTGGTCAAAGGTTATCTGGAACCCGGCGTGATGGATACCGTTCACAGCTACGTGATCGGCGATCGTCCGACCGACGTGCAACTGGCTGAGAATATGGGTATTCAGGGGTTGCGCTATCAGCGTGGCTCTCTGGGTTGGAAAGAAATTACTCGCCAACTGACCCAGCGCGATCGTCATGCACAGGTTAACCGCGTGACCAAGGAAACGCAGATTGACGTCAACGTCTGGCTGGATCGCGAAGGCGGCAGCAAGATCAAGACCGGCGTGGGCTTCTTCGACCACATGCTGGATCAGATTGCCACCCACGGCGGTTTCCGCATGGATATCAACGTCAAAGGCGATCTGTATATCGACGATCACCACACGGTGGAAGACACCGGCCTGGCGCTCGGTGAAGCGCTGAACAAGGCTCTGGGCGACAAACGCGGCATCGCACGTTTCGGCTTTGTGCTGCCGATGGACGAGTGCCTGGCACGCTGTGCGCTGGATATTTCCGGCCGCCCGCACCTGGAATACAAAGCGGAATTCAACTATCAGCGCGTCGGCGATCTGAGCACCGAAATGGTCGAGCACTTCTTCCGTTCGCTGTCCTACACCATGGGCTGCACCCTGCACCTGAAAACCAAGGGCAAAAACGACCACCACCGTGTCGAAAGCCTGTTCAAAGTGTTTGGCCGCACGCTGCGCCAGGCGATCCGCGTTGAGGGCAACACCCTCCCGAGCTCGAAAGGAGTGCTGTGATGGACGTGGTGATTCTGGACACCGGCTGCGCCAACCTGGCCTCCGTCACCTACGCGGTGCAGCGTTTGGGCTACCGCCCGGAAGTGAGCCGTGACCCGGAGATCGTACTGCGCGCCGATAAGCTTTTTCTGCCGGGGGTTGGCACCGCGCAGGCGGCGATGGATCAACTGGAACAGCGCGAACTGATTGAGTTGATTAAGGCCTGTACCCAACCGGTGCTGGGGATTTGCCTCGGCATGCAGTTGCTGGCAAAAAAGCAGCGAAGAAAACGGCGGCATCGACACGCTGGGCATTATCGATACTCCGGTAACCCAGATGACCGACTTCGGCCTGCCGCTGCCGCACATGGGCTGGAATCAGGTGTCTGCGCAGGCGGGTCATCACCTGTTCCGCGGCATTGAAGACGGTGCCTACTTCTACTTCGTTCACAGCTATGCGATGCCGATATGCCCAAGCACCATCGCCCAGGCGAATTACGGCGAGCCCTTCACCGCCGCCGTGCAAAAAGACAATTTCTTCGGCGTGCAGTTTCATCCAGAGCGATCTGGCGCGGCCGGTGCGCAACTGTTGAAAAACTTTCTGGAGATGTAGGCAGCATGATTATTCCGGCTTTGGATTTGATCGACGGCAACGTGGTGCGTCTGCATCAGGGCGATTACGGCCAGCAGCGCGACTACGGTAACGATCCATTGTTACGCCTGCAGGACTATCAGCAACAGGGCGCACAGGTACTGCACCTGGTCGACCTGACCGGCGCGAAAGACCCGACCGCCCGCCAAATCCCCCTGCTGCGCAAGCTGCTGGCGGGAGTTAACGTACCGGTACAGGTTGGCGGCGGCATTCGCAATGAGCAGGACGTCGCTGCCCTGCTGGAGGCCGGCGCAACCCGCGTGGTGATCGGCTCCACCGCTGTAAAACAGCCGCAGCTGGTACAGGGCTGGTTCGAACGCTACGGCGCGGACGCCATGGTACTGGCGCTGGACGTGCGCATTGACGCAGACGGCACCAAACGCGTGGCGATCAGCGGCTGGCAGGAAAACTCGGATGCCACATTGGAACAGGTGGTTGATCAGTTCTTGCCTTATGGCCTCAAACACGTGCTGTGCACCGATATTTCCCGTGACGGGACATTGGCCGGTTCCAACGTGGCGCTGTATCAGGAAATCAGCCAACGATATCCGCAGATCGCCTTCCAGGCCTCTGGCGGTATCGGTAATCTGGATGATATCGCCCAGTTGCGCGGCAGTGGCGTTGAGGGTGTGATTGTGGGGCGTGCCCTGCTGGAAGGTAAGTTTAGCGTTGAGGAGGCAATCGCATGCTGGCAAAACGGATAATCCCGTGCCTGGATGTTAAAGACGGGCAGGTAGTGAAAGGCGTGCAGTTCCGCAACCATGAAATTATCGGTGATATCGTGCCGCTGGCGCAGCGCTATGCGCAAGAAGGCGCAGACGAACTGGTGTTTTACGATATCACCGCGTCAAGCGATGGCCGGGTGGTAGATAAAAGCTGGGTATCACGCGTGGCAGAGGTGATTGATATCCCCTTCTGCGTCGCCGGCGGGATTAAAAGCCCGGAAGACGCCAGCCAGATCCTCTCTTTCGGCGCCGACAAGATTTCCATCAACTCCCCGGCGCTGGCCGACCCGACGCTGATTAGCCGCCTGGCGGATCGCTTTGGCGTACAGTGCATTGTGGTGGGTATTGATACCTGGTTCGAAGCCGAAACCGGCAAGTACCACGTTAACCAGTACACCGGAGACGAAAGCCGCACCCGCGTTACTGAGTGGGAAACCCTGGATTGGGTGAAAGAAGTGCAGAAACGCGGCGCCGGCGAAATTGTGCTGAATATGATGAATCAGGACGGCGTGCGTAACGGCTACGATTTGGAACAACTGCGCCTGGTGCGTGAGGTGTGCAAAGTGCCATTGATCGCCTCCGGCGGCGCAGGCACCATGGAACACTTCCTGGAAGCCTTCCGCGATGCCGATGTCGATGGCGCACTGGCCGCTTCGGTGTTCCACAAACAAATCATTAATATCGGTGACCTGAAAAGGTTCTTGTCCGAACAAGGTGTGGAGATCCGCCTGTGTTAACAGAACAACAAAGAAACCTGCTGGACTGGGAAAAAACTGACCACCTGCTACCGGTAATCGTCCAGCATGCCGTATCCGGCGAAGTGCTGATGCTCGGCTATATGAATCAGGAAGCGCTGGCCGTTACCGAGCAGAGCGGCAAGGTCACCTTTTTCTCACGCACCAAACAGCGCCTGTGGACCAAGGGCGAAAGCTCTGGCCACTTCCTTAACGTAGTCAGCATCACCCCGGATTGCGACAACGACACGCTGTTGATTCTGGCCAATCCAATCGGCCCCACCTGCCACCTGGGTAACACCAGTTGCTTCCACCCGGCCAGCAGCGATTGGGGTTTTCTGTATCAGCTGGAACAACTGCTGGCAGAACGTAAAAACGCCAGCCCCGACAGCTCTTATACCGCCAGCCTGTACGCCAGCGGCACCAAGCGTATCGCGCAGAAAGTCGGGGAAGAAGGCGTGGAGACCGCACTGGCCGCTACGGTGAATGACCGCAAAGAATTGACCAACGAAGCCTCTGATCTGATTTATCACCTGTTGGTGTTGCTGCAGGATCAGGATTTGGACTTGAGCAAAGTGATTGGCCGGTTGCGCGAGCGGCACCAGAAATAACCCTGTTTTTCAGGCAAAAAAAAAGCCGCCGGGCGTAAACCTCGGCGGCTTTTTTATACTTCAAACGTCGGGATTATTCCATCCATTCGGTATGGA is part of the Serratia quinivorans genome and encodes:
- the gbh gene encoding Guanidinobutyrase, encoding MLNQPQSGNDMPRFAGIPTMMRLPVADDARGLDAAFVGIPLDIGTSNRSGTRYGPRQIRQESVMIRPYNMGTAAAPFERLQVADLGDIAINPYSLEDSVRRIELAYNGILAHGCIPLTLGGDHTLTLPVLRAMASRYGPVGLIHVDAHSDTNEEMFGEKLAHGTTFRRAFEEGLLQPQRVIQIGLRGSGYEADDFDWSRKQGFRVVPAEACWYHSLAPLMAEVREQMGNAPVYLSFDIDGLDPAFAPGTGTPEVGGLSVWQGLEIVRGCRGLNLVGSDVVEVSPPYDRSGNTALLAANLLFEMLCVLPSR
- the putP_1 gene encoding Proline permease, which produces MNLDLLVVVFYFLVIGAVGWLGVRRATTKEDYLVAGRNLGPCLYLGTLSAVVLGGASTIGSVKLGYTYGISGVWLCGALGAGIVVLSLVLAKPLLKLKLYTVSQVLARRYHPAARVTSGAIMLAYDLMVAVTSIIAIGSVMQVMFDLSFTASILLGGGLVVLYSTLGGMWSLTLTDIIQFIIMTVGMMLVLMPMSIVKAGGWAAFSHLLPDSYYQLSSIGLDTILVFFLIYFFGILIGQDIWQRVFTARSTNIARYAGLGAGVYCVLYGVAGALIGMAGKLVLPQLTNTDGAFAAIAQAVLPPGVSGLVAAAALAALMSTASACLLASSTIALEDVLPAVRKRPSGGLAAGRFTTFVMGCIMLGLAFVVRDVMMALTLAYNLLVGGMLIPLIGAIFWQRATSTGAIASMLTGSLSVLVLMYYHGIEANSPIYGGLLAGGAAFLIGSLLTRPGPLPQVQPE
- the cysL_1 gene encoding CysJI operon transcriptional activator; translation: MLTNLSDIDLRLLRVFVAVAEAHGVSAAQETLLMNQSTISTHLATLETRLGFRLCQRGRSGFMLTPKGERMLIACRTLFNAARDFTRVSQSLNGLLTGDLQIGLVDNLVSLPGNPFSHAIKQFQRRHQDVQLQCRICAPGEIEQGLLNQQLDLGIGYFGQQLDELQYQPWIAETQAVYCSSDHPLFSLEQPGRDQIENARWVKRGYLLAQQLCPLAPLNLGAVAHHMEGVAHLVLSGEYLGYLPTHYAARWVEQGVLKQLGGQALSYQAALSLVTRPGLPKEALSALLEDLQRAGEISAAMVLMQ
- a CDS encoding putative acetyltransferase; this translates as MNITVTEIPDEATLNVIRMGLRAHNSPYIDPTQRKPLAVYSQDEAGRVVAGLTGETWGNWLSVEWLWVDDSQRGSGLGRKVVLAAEQEARARGCRYVRLDTFSFQARPFYEKLGYQLQMTLQNYPVEHECYVLTKTLFE
- the hisG gene encoding ATP phosphoribosyltransferase; amino-acid sequence: MLDKTRLRIAMQKSGRLSDESQELLARCGIKINLQQQRLIAFAENMPIDILRVRDDDIPGLVMDGVVDLGIIGENVLEEELLTRRAQGEDPRYFTLRRLDFGGCRLSLATSLDSEYTGPQSLQDARIATSYPHLLKQYLDKQGVRFKSCLLNGSVEVAPRAGLADAICDLVSTGATLEANGLREVEVIYRSKACLIQRDGEMPEAKQQLIDRLMTRIQGVIQARESKYIMLHAPSERLDEIVALLPGAERPTILPLAGAQNRVAMHMVSSETLFWETMEKLKALGASSILVLPIEKMME
- the corA_1 gene encoding Magnesium transport protein CorA, whose protein sequence is MTIDDISEVVKQPDTFVWLGLWQPEDAFMRKVQEEFGLHDLAIEDALCAHQRPKLEAYGDSLFIVVKTAQWGQGEVEYGETHFFVGKNFLVSVRHGASPSYAPIRAKAEENHRQMCRGPGFALYSVLDFVVDNYRTVVAKFEQTIEGIEANMFKSEFDQAAIENVYTLRRHLLALRNAAMPMDEICNQLIRLHEEVIPKELRAYVRDVQDHARQVVSNIDDMREMLTNAMHVNLALVTVKQNEVVKRLAGWGAILAIPTVIFSLYGMNFANMPELKFPWAYHTILGVTGVGCFFLYQKLKRSGWL
- the yeeZ gene encoding UDP-glucose 4-epimerase; amino-acid sequence: MKKVAIIGLGWLGMPLALSLMSRGFDVVGSKTTPDGVEAARMSGIECYQLELTPELICEPEDLEALLRVDALVITLPARRTVEGSENYFNAVRMLVDSAMAFGVPRILFTSSTSVYGETTGTVREDSPLKPVSPSGLVLAELERWLHELPNTSVDILRLAGLVGGDRHPGRFLAGKVDVKGGSQGVNLVHQDDVIGAIQLLLKLPKGGHVYNLCAPAHPTKREFYPALAEQLNLSPPQFAAETEQGGRLVDGSRICNELGFEYQYPDPARMPVN